A stretch of DNA from Endozoicomonas sp. 8E:
TAGTGCTGATCTTAATTTTATATAGCGGATTCTTTTTCCATCAATAGAAATTGGTGGATTCAACCTGAATTCCTGTTCGTAAAACAGCGATCCTTCTTTAGTTCGAACGCACTCCATTGTCTTCTCTGCAAAAGCTGCGGAAGACATGCATATAATAACTATTGGTAATATCAGATTGGATTTAAACATCTCATACCCTTTTGAACAACGTGTTTAAAATAATACATGTTTGTTTTTTTTCAACATCAACCGACGCCCGGTACAGCAATGCTCTTCAGCACTTCCGGCTATTTGCTTTTTAAGCGACCGCGAACGAAAAGTATTCAAGAGACGTTTCTTTTTAGAAGCTGACCGCTTAAGCCTGAATGAGTGTAGAACTTTCCAAAGAATCGTCTAGCCTTCTCATTTCTGCGAAATAATTCGGAATTTATGGCTATGCTGCTTAAGTTACTCAGTGGTCTACCTCTTGGTTTGATCTGCACTATTACAGGCTCAACACTGTCAAATAGCGCACAATCTTCCGGAGCGGTTTTTGTTGGGAGAATGGGAGGCTTGGAAGTACAGGTTCAGGGAGATAAAGCCCTGTTTAGAAACAACGAGATACTTCACAAAAGCAACCCTTTGTCTCTGGCAATGGATAATAAAGGCATTCAAAAAATAGAAATAGAACCGGACAAGATAGAAATTTACAAAGATAAAAACAACTTGCCAGACACCATTTATTTTCCACTACTCATTGAGCCAACCCCGACGGCCACAGGTTTTCAAACCATTGACCAAACCAGAGGGCTACAGCTACTGAACGACAGTGTTATATCACTGGCAACCACCGTAATCGATAAAACCATCATTCTTTCTACACCCAATCTGTACACCCCGCCAACGGAATACAACTCTAAAACGATCGCTTATTCTGAGGTGGAACTCTATCAGGAGACTCAAAATACATTTTACGCAACCGCTTCTATTCCTATGCTGACCCCTGTGTCCTCAGCGGCATCCGACGGGGATTATATTGACCTTGATTTTGAAACTCGGGATACCATCAGGGTTTACCCAAAAAGAAAGGACTCTGACTCCACATCCGGTTTTTTTGAGCAGATTATCAGAAAAGTGCCTGATAGCCCTGAGAAAAAAAACGAAAACGGAGGGCAACAGGAAGAGCAAACGACCACTTCGTCCGGTGATAACCCCAACTCAGAAGACACTACGACAGAAGCGACAACAGATTCCTCGACCACAGTCGAAACTGCCTCAACCCCCACACAACGATCGGAAGCCTCAGCACTGGATGAAAAAGCGGATGTAACGCCGAAGCCTCTATCTGAAAATTTCAACACGTATCACTCAATAGAAAACAGTTCGAATCAAATCGTGCTTGATGCCATTAGAGCATTCATTGAAGAAAATGATGAACAGGACCTTTCATGGGTTGTACTTGAAAAAATTCATGGCTGCAATTACAGCTTCTGGACGGATGGCAGCATTGTTAAGGTGGGTAGAAGGAATGACTGGATTGGTGATGATGAAAACTTTTATAACCACCGCCCGGTAAATGAACAATACAGAGAAATGATTCTTGATATGCACCGGAAGTTCTGTAAAGAAGGAGACATTTTAAATGTTACCGGCGAACTCTACGGCAAATCTGTTCAGAAAGAAGTTTTTTATCAGGATAATATCAAATTTGCGGCTTTTGACATTTTCGTCAACAAACAAAAAATAGATTATAACACTTTTAAACAATGGACTTCAGCCAGTGGCATCCCTACCGTTGCAGAGATAAAAATGTGTGACTCCCTTGAAAGTGCTCTTTCTTTCAACCCGGTTTTTACAAGTTTTCATAGTCAAACCGGTGATGTTGCAGAAGGTGTCGTCATTAAGCCTGTGCAGCCTAAATTTTTAAAATACCAAAAACCTGTCATTTTAAAAATAAAAAACCCGAGATTTGCTGAAACCAATTTAAAAAAAGTATTTCCTAACGAAAACAAACAAATAAAGCAAGAGAATCAGATTATACTTTCCTCACTTCTTGCAAAAGTAACGGAAAACCGTCTTTGTTCTGTCACTTCAAAATCAGATAAATTAACACCAAAAAACACCAATAAAATTAAGGGCGAACTTGTTAAGGATATTTTAGATGAATATGAAAGAGAGAATGAGCTAACTGCCAAGAGTAAAGTAAACGATAATAAACAGTGGAAACTTATAATTTCTGAATTATTTAAAGCCGCATATCAACTGATAAATGATCGGTCTGAGACATTTCAATAAACAGGAGAATCCATTGACTTGTTTGACTCGTTCCCATTCCGATTCATGGTAACGAGTCATTCTTTGTAAAACCTTATATCCAAACCTTACCCCTCGATAAAAACAGTCAACTGCGAAGCTGTTTGAAAAAATACCACCAAATACTGGAACGTCTCTGAAAACATTTTTGCCAGATGCTACTCATCCCAATCTTCGGTAGAATTAGTTAAAGGGCTTTCATAATTCGTAGGTTTCTCTTCACATATAAATGGTTTCAATACCCCCCCATAGACTTCTCTGAAGGCGTATGGGAAGTATGACATTTGTAACTCTGGCGTTATAGATAATATGGTAATTAAAGTGGTAATTGTTAGCATCGGAAAAAGATCAAATAATGCTTTATTTAATTCCTGGATGTTCGTTATTTTTCTCTTTAGCTCAGCCCGGGTATTTTCCGGCAAAAGAAACCAGTAGAAAAAAATAAAATAATGGTTAAATAAATAACTATCTCTCGCATACGTATATATAGTATTGCAATCAATATGATAAGAACTACCTAAACCAATATTCGGGTCAGCTCCATATACTAATAATAAAAAAATAACCTGCATGCTTTCTGTCTCAAAAATGGCTGGATGGAAAGAAGAATAGCCAATAAATCTAATACAAAAAGCAGACACATTGGGATCAGCCCCACTTTGAAGTAAATGAAGTATCATATCAACGCTTCCATGCTGAAGAGCTGCCACTATTGGATAGATAGCCTCTTCATAGATTTCTTCATCTTCACCTACTCCATCAAATTCCCTTACATTAATATTTTTTCCTTGCGTAATGAGCAGAGTAACTTTCTCCTTATCTGCACTTTTTATGGCATCTAAAAACTCTCCGGAATAAACATAAAATGGATAGAAAAAAAACGCATCTTAATAAACCTGGAAAATTGTAACCCAGTGCAATATAGCACCGAAATCAGGAAACACCTAAATGAGCAAAAATCCCCACTGACTAAAGATTGTTAATTGCGTACAATACGCAATCCGAGAAACGTCACCTTCGCTTCGCAAGACGATAAAACAGCAAAGCCCGGGAGTAGGAAAGTGATCAGCAAACTGAACCAACAGGCCGTTAATGCCGCCAGCGCAGTAGGGACGCTGTATCAGAACTTTGCCGATCGGTTGGCCGGCTCCGGATTCCAGGGCGATATAGAGCTGGGCCATGCAGAGCGGACTGTGCTAGCTACTGACAACTCGATCTATCAGGTGTATCCGGCGGGTGTCCTATACCCCAAAGGCACCGAAGATCTCAGCAAAATGTTGTCATTGGCTAATGAACCTTCTTTTCAAACGGTTGTGCTCTCTGCAAGGGGAGGAGGTACCGGCACCAACGGACAGTCTCTGACCTCGGGATTTATGGTAGACACCAGTCGTTATATGAATCAGATTCTGGAGATCAATCCTGAAGAGCGCTGGGCAAGGGTTCAAAGCGGGACCGTCAAAGACTATCTGAATGATCTGGCTGCAAGGCACGGCCTGTTTTTTGCCCCGGAACTGTCCACCAGCAACCGGGCGACAGTGGGTGGCATGGTGAACACCGATGCCAGTGGTCAGGGGTCGGTTGTCTATGGCAAAACCCGCCATCATGTTCTTGAACTGACCTCGGTCTTTGCTGATGGCACCGTATGGAACTCATCACCACTGACAGAACAGGAGCTTGATGAGATCTGTCAGCGCGAAGACCGTGCAGGGCAGGTTCACAAAACGGTGATTGAAGCCTATAACCAGAATAAAGATCGTGTCGAAACCATCTTTCCAAAGCTCAACCGTAATCTCACCGGCTACGATCTGGCCAATATCCGCAGAAAAGATCCTGTGAATCCTGAAGACGTTGGCAAGTTTGATCTCAATGCCATTCTCTGCGGTTCTGAAGGGACTCTGGCCATGATCAGTGAAATCAAGGTCAACCTTCTGCCCATACCTGAAACCTCTGCACTGGTTCTGGTGTTCTATTCCAGCTTTCAGGAATCGCTCAGGGATGCCCAGTCTCTCATGCAAGCGACTCCGAGTTCTGTCGAAACCATTGATTCCAAAGTCTTGTCGCTCGCCAAAGCAGACAGTGTCTGGGAGAGCGTCAAAGAGTACTTCCCCGATGATGTTGATCAAATAGACGGCATTAACTTTGTTGAGTACACCGGTCAGTCGGAAGCCGATATTCAGGAAGGTATTGAGCGCTTGAAAGCGGAGTTGGACAAGCCATCGGAAATCCAGCGGCTGGGTCACAGCATTGTGACAGGAACTCCAAACGTTAAAAAGATCTGGAATATGCGCAAGCAGTCCGTGGGCCTCTTGGGCAACATGGAAGGCGACGCACGACCTATACCCTTTGTAGAAGACGTTGCCGTGCCACCAGAGAATCTGGCTGCTTTTATCGCTCGCTTCCGGGCGTTACTGGATAGCCATGAACTGTCTTATGGCATGTTTGGCCATGTCGATGCCGGGGTTCTCCATGTAAGACCCGCTATTGATATGAAAGATGTTGAGCAGGAGGTTCTGGTCAGAACCATCAGTGATGAAGTCTCTGCGCTGGCGAAAGCCCATGGTGGCGTCCTGTGGGGAGAGCATGGCAAAGGCGTTCGCTCTGAATACGCACCCGACTTTTTTCAGGATCTTTACCCAGTACTGCAAAACATCAAGAGTGCTTTCGACCCCCATAATCAGTTGAATCCGGGAAAAATAGCGACACCCTCCACCCGGGCATCAGAAACCCTGCTGAAGATTGACGGTGTGCAAACCCGTGGCCAGCTGGACAGAACCATCGAAAGAAAAGCCTTCGATGCTTTTACCCATGGCATGTTCTGCAATGGCAATGGCGCCTGCTTCAACTACAACCCCAACAGCGCCATGTGTCCAACCTGGAAAGCCACTCTGGATAGAACTCAATCACCCAAAGGCCGTTCAGGACTGGTACGTGAATGGTTGCGACTGCAAAGCGCAGCGGGCAGCAACATCTCTCAAGCAATAAACGAGGCTCGCCAGTCCGGACTTTTTTATAACGCCATGGACAAGACCCGCAACAGCATCGATAAACTGCGAGGCAAGGAAGATTTCAGCCATGATGTTTATGAAGCACTGGACAGCTGTATGAGCTGTAAATCCTGTGCAGGTCAGTGCCCTATTCAGGTGAATGTGCCTGATCTGAGGTCCCGGTACTTTGAGCTTTACCACACTCGCTACCTGCGCCCCGCTAAACATCACGCTGCTGCCATGCTGGAACCCGTTCTGCCAGCACTGGCAAAAGCCAAATCTGTTTATAACCGTGTGGCTAACTCGGGTTTGATGAACAAGCTTTCGGCCAAGACATCCGGTCTTCAGGATCTGCCGGCTATCACCAGTGCATCCCCTCTGGAAGACAGTTGTCGTTCTGGTGCCTCCGTGGCCTCAGACACTCTGCTTGCTTCCATGACAGAAAAAGAGCTGGCGCGAACGGTGGTAATTGTTCAGGACGCCTTTACCAGTTTTTTCGAAACTCCGGTATTGACTGACCTGGTCGAGCTGCTGGTCAGACTCGGTTATCGCCCTCTCGTTGCGCCTTATAAACCCAACGGCAAAGTGTTGCATGTCTACGGTTTTCTGGGGCGCTTTGAAAAAGTCGCGAAAACCAATGCCAGAGCACTCAAAAAACTGGCCGATAAAGGCGTAGCCCTGATAGGGATTGATGCCGCCGTTACCCTGACTTATCGCGATGAATACCATGAGATCATGGGTGAAGAGGCCCCCAAAGTGCAATTACTCTCGGAATGGTTTGCCAGCCAGGCGGATACCATTCGTGAGCTTCAGTTAAACCTGAAGGGTGAGCTCAAACTGCTGGGGCACTGCACAGAGACCACTAATGCGCCAGCAGCACCGGCTCAGTGGCAAAAGCTGTTTGCCGCCTGCGGACTAAAACTGACTTACCAGGCTACTGGCTGTTGCGGCATGGCGGGTATCTACGGGCATGAAACCCGTAACCAGGAAACGTCCCGCAAACTGTACGACATGAGCTGGAAACCTGTGATTGAGAGTCCTGACAACCAGGATCAACTGGTGGCTACTGGCTACTCCTGTAGAAGTCAGGTTAAGCGTTTTGGGAATACCGAGATTCCTCACCCGGTTTCAAAGCTGTTGGCCTTGATGAACGAGTAAAATAACAGTGCTCAACCCACTGCCAACAGCTCTGACAGCTCATTGCGATTCTCAATCAGATCAGCCAGCGTGTAACCTTCCAAAACCGCCATGAATGCTGACATGGCGTCAGCCAGAGCCTTTTTCAAACGACAATCAGTTGATATTCGACACACCGGTTCATCACAGTCCACCAATACCAGGGTGGACTCCATCATTCTCACCACCACCCCCAGGTTAATCTCTTCAGCAGAGCGCCCCATCCGGAAACCACCACCTTTTCCACGAACCGTTGACAGATAACCTTCCTGACCCAGGCGCTGGACAATCTTCATGACATGATTTCGCGAGAGATCATACACCTTTGTTACTTCCTGAATAGAGATCAACCTGAGCTGTGGCTGCAATGCCGAGTAGATCAGGATTCTCAGCGCATAATCGGTTTGCTTGGTCAATTTCATGGGAACTATAGACTTTTTTTAAAGATGCATCTAGGATGCACCTAATAAAGATGCATTACAAATACATCTTATAAAAAAACCATCTGGAGCCATCCCATGAGCCTGAGTGAAAAGACCATCAACATCGTCAAAGCCACTGCCCCCGTATTGGCTGAACATGGCGATGCAATCACCCGCCACTTTTACCAGCGTCTGTTCAGCCATCATCCTGAACTGCTGAATATTTTTAATGTCTCCCACCAGGAGACAGGCCGTCAACAAGCTGCACTGGCTGCGGCTGTCTATGGCTACGCTGCCCATATTGATAACCTGGGAGCACTCAACAATACTGTGCAGCGCATTGCCCACAAGCATGCCAGCTTCAATGTAAAACCCGAGCACTATCCCA
This window harbors:
- a CDS encoding Rrf2 family transcriptional regulator; translated protein: MKLTKQTDYALRILIYSALQPQLRLISIQEVTKVYDLSRNHVMKIVQRLGQEGYLSTVRGKGGGFRMGRSAEEINLGVVVRMMESTLVLVDCDEPVCRISTDCRLKKALADAMSAFMAVLEGYTLADLIENRNELSELLAVG
- a CDS encoding RNA ligase family protein, which encodes MEVQVQGDKALFRNNEILHKSNPLSLAMDNKGIQKIEIEPDKIEIYKDKNNLPDTIYFPLLIEPTPTATGFQTIDQTRGLQLLNDSVISLATTVIDKTIILSTPNLYTPPTEYNSKTIAYSEVELYQETQNTFYATASIPMLTPVSSAASDGDYIDLDFETRDTIRVYPKRKDSDSTSGFFEQIIRKVPDSPEKKNENGGQQEEQTTTSSGDNPNSEDTTTEATTDSSTTVETASTPTQRSEASALDEKADVTPKPLSENFNTYHSIENSSNQIVLDAIRAFIEENDEQDLSWVVLEKIHGCNYSFWTDGSIVKVGRRNDWIGDDENFYNHRPVNEQYREMILDMHRKFCKEGDILNVTGELYGKSVQKEVFYQDNIKFAAFDIFVNKQKIDYNTFKQWTSASGIPTVAEIKMCDSLESALSFNPVFTSFHSQTGDVAEGVVIKPVQPKFLKYQKPVILKIKNPRFAETNLKKVFPNENKQIKQENQIILSSLLAKVTENRLCSVTSKSDKLTPKNTNKIKGELVKDILDEYERENELTAKSKVNDNKQWKLIISELFKAAYQLINDRSETFQ
- a CDS encoding FAD-binding and (Fe-S)-binding domain-containing protein, encoding MISKLNQQAVNAASAVGTLYQNFADRLAGSGFQGDIELGHAERTVLATDNSIYQVYPAGVLYPKGTEDLSKMLSLANEPSFQTVVLSARGGGTGTNGQSLTSGFMVDTSRYMNQILEINPEERWARVQSGTVKDYLNDLAARHGLFFAPELSTSNRATVGGMVNTDASGQGSVVYGKTRHHVLELTSVFADGTVWNSSPLTEQELDEICQREDRAGQVHKTVIEAYNQNKDRVETIFPKLNRNLTGYDLANIRRKDPVNPEDVGKFDLNAILCGSEGTLAMISEIKVNLLPIPETSALVLVFYSSFQESLRDAQSLMQATPSSVETIDSKVLSLAKADSVWESVKEYFPDDVDQIDGINFVEYTGQSEADIQEGIERLKAELDKPSEIQRLGHSIVTGTPNVKKIWNMRKQSVGLLGNMEGDARPIPFVEDVAVPPENLAAFIARFRALLDSHELSYGMFGHVDAGVLHVRPAIDMKDVEQEVLVRTISDEVSALAKAHGGVLWGEHGKGVRSEYAPDFFQDLYPVLQNIKSAFDPHNQLNPGKIATPSTRASETLLKIDGVQTRGQLDRTIERKAFDAFTHGMFCNGNGACFNYNPNSAMCPTWKATLDRTQSPKGRSGLVREWLRLQSAAGSNISQAINEARQSGLFYNAMDKTRNSIDKLRGKEDFSHDVYEALDSCMSCKSCAGQCPIQVNVPDLRSRYFELYHTRYLRPAKHHAAAMLEPVLPALAKAKSVYNRVANSGLMNKLSAKTSGLQDLPAITSASPLEDSCRSGASVASDTLLASMTEKELARTVVIVQDAFTSFFETPVLTDLVELLVRLGYRPLVAPYKPNGKVLHVYGFLGRFEKVAKTNARALKKLADKGVALIGIDAAVTLTYRDEYHEIMGEEAPKVQLLSEWFASQADTIRELQLNLKGELKLLGHCTETTNAPAAPAQWQKLFAACGLKLTYQATGCCGMAGIYGHETRNQETSRKLYDMSWKPVIESPDNQDQLVATGYSCRSQVKRFGNTEIPHPVSKLLALMNE